One Rhizobium sp. NRK18 genomic window carries:
- the dxr gene encoding 1-deoxy-D-xylulose-5-phosphate reductoisomerase, which yields MTRKSVTILGSTGSIGVSTLDVIGQLGGRERFDVMALTGNGNIALLAEQAKLVGAKLAVTADDRRYQELKVTLAGSGIAVASGTSGLAEAAAMDADWVMAAIVGTAGLAPTLAAAERGADIALANKECLVSAGPLFVEAVRRGGGKLIPVDSEHSAIFQTLEEHQRHALERIILTASGGPFRTWSREDMANVTVETARAHPNWSMGLKISIGSASMFNKALEMIEAQHLFAATPEQIEVVVHPQSIVHSMVGYTDGSVLAQLGVPDMRTAIGYALTYPARSPLNVDRLDFAKIGRLDFEAPDEERFPALRLARLAMHRGGLQGCIMNAAEETAFEAFVEGRIRFLQMADIVEAAMDRLSSISPAASIEDVFAADVEARRTAAEFIAGL from the coding sequence ATGACAAGAAAATCCGTCACGATCCTCGGCTCCACCGGCTCCATCGGCGTCAGCACGCTCGACGTCATCGGCCAGCTTGGCGGACGCGAACGTTTCGACGTGATGGCCCTGACCGGCAACGGCAACATCGCCCTTTTGGCCGAACAGGCGAAATTGGTCGGCGCCAAACTGGCCGTGACAGCAGACGACAGGCGATACCAGGAGCTCAAGGTCACCCTGGCAGGCAGCGGCATCGCCGTGGCTTCAGGCACCAGTGGCCTGGCCGAAGCGGCCGCGATGGACGCGGACTGGGTGATGGCCGCGATCGTCGGCACCGCCGGTCTTGCCCCGACACTTGCCGCAGCCGAACGCGGCGCGGATATCGCGCTCGCCAACAAGGAGTGCCTCGTTTCGGCCGGCCCGCTTTTCGTCGAGGCAGTCAGGCGCGGCGGCGGCAAACTGATTCCGGTCGACAGCGAGCACAGCGCGATCTTCCAGACGCTGGAGGAACACCAGCGCCATGCTTTAGAGCGCATCATCCTGACGGCGTCCGGCGGCCCGTTCCGCACATGGTCGCGGGAAGACATGGCCAATGTCACAGTCGAGACCGCCCGCGCCCACCCGAACTGGTCCATGGGCCTGAAGATCTCAATCGGCAGCGCCTCCATGTTCAACAAGGCACTTGAAATGATCGAGGCGCAGCATCTCTTTGCCGCCACGCCGGAGCAGATCGAGGTGGTCGTCCACCCGCAATCGATCGTCCACTCCATGGTCGGCTACACGGACGGCTCCGTGCTCGCCCAGCTCGGCGTGCCGGATATGCGCACCGCCATCGGCTACGCTCTGACCTATCCCGCCCGCTCGCCGCTCAATGTCGACCGGCTGGATTTCGCGAAGATCGGCCGCCTGGATTTCGAGGCACCGGACGAGGAGCGCTTCCCCGCCCTGCGTCTGGCGCGTCTCGCCATGCATCGCGGTGGCCTGCAGGGCTGCATCATGAATGCAGCCGAAGAAACCGCATTCGAAGCCTTCGTCGAAGGCCGGATCCGCTTCCTGCAGATGGCGGACATCGTCGAGGCCGCAATGGATCGCCTGTCATCAATTTCGCCGGCCGCATCGATCGAGGACGTCTTCGCCGCCGACGTCGAGGCGAGGCGGACGGCAGCCGAATTCATCGCCGGCCTGTGA
- a CDS encoding metallophosphoesterase, whose protein sequence is MSRHRLIVGRDEYDEIFAVGDVHGHLDLLLGAEERMRENSKSGGRKLIIMLGDYIDRGPHSYGVIEHLIAAPPTGFDRICLTGNHEAIMLAFLAGIEGNGAWLDWGGTETVASYGVDPYKYLNMDGTGHTLRTVLNEVLPQSHLDFMGSLPICVSSAPYLFTHAGVVPGKPLADQADEDLFWIREPFLTLGPQLPGLTVVHGHTPSLEPTFAGGRIGIDTGAYKTGRLTVLKIAGETAEII, encoded by the coding sequence ATGAGTAGACACCGCCTGATCGTCGGTCGCGACGAATACGACGAAATCTTTGCCGTCGGAGATGTACATGGTCATCTCGACCTGCTGCTCGGCGCCGAGGAGCGCATGCGCGAGAATAGCAAGTCTGGCGGCCGCAAGCTGATCATCATGCTCGGCGACTATATCGACCGCGGGCCGCACTCATACGGCGTCATCGAACACCTGATCGCCGCGCCGCCGACGGGCTTCGATCGCATCTGCCTCACAGGCAATCACGAGGCGATCATGCTGGCCTTTCTCGCCGGCATCGAGGGAAACGGAGCCTGGCTCGACTGGGGCGGGACGGAGACTGTCGCCTCCTACGGCGTGGACCCCTACAAATATCTGAACATGGACGGCACCGGACACACATTGCGCACGGTCCTGAATGAGGTCCTCCCCCAAAGCCATCTCGACTTCATGGGCTCGTTGCCGATCTGCGTCTCGTCGGCGCCCTATCTCTTCACCCATGCCGGCGTCGTTCCCGGCAAGCCGCTGGCCGATCAGGCCGACGAGGACCTGTTCTGGATCAGGGAACCCTTCCTGACGCTTGGGCCCCAACTGCCCGGACTGACGGTCGTCCACGGCCATACTCCGTCTCTGGAGCCGACATTCGCGGGAGGTCGCATCGGCATCGACACCGGTGCCTACAAGACCGGCCGGCTCACGGTCCTGAAGATCGCCGGCGAGACGGCGGAAATCATCTGA
- a CDS encoding ABC transporter ATP-binding protein, with the protein MTDAITVSDMTVSFSGHRALKNVSLSVREGESFGIVGESGSGKSTLLRAVAGLTHFDSGALTVNGRRYGPKRRDKEFYRTVQMVFQDPYGSLHPRQTVDRLLLEPLVVHGFGDTETRIRRALDEVGLGSGFRFRYSHQLSGGQRQRIAIARALIVEPKILLLDEPTSALDASIQAEILNLLEQARSDRNLTFVMVSHDLAVINHMCGRLAVMRGGEVVEMLDASALESREFQADYTRQLMIASEGFKRVPLSPASA; encoded by the coding sequence ATGACAGACGCCATCACCGTCAGCGACATGACCGTCAGCTTCTCCGGCCATCGCGCGTTGAAGAATGTCAGCCTTTCCGTTCGGGAGGGTGAGTCCTTCGGCATCGTCGGCGAATCCGGTTCTGGGAAATCGACGCTCTTGCGCGCCGTCGCCGGCCTCACCCATTTCGACAGCGGTGCGCTTACCGTCAACGGGCGCCGATACGGACCGAAGCGCCGCGACAAGGAATTCTACCGCACGGTTCAGATGGTCTTCCAGGATCCCTACGGCTCGCTGCATCCGCGCCAGACCGTCGACCGGCTGCTGCTCGAACCGCTTGTCGTCCACGGCTTCGGTGACACCGAGACCCGCATCCGTCGCGCGCTCGACGAGGTCGGGCTCGGCTCCGGTTTCCGCTTCCGCTACTCGCACCAGCTCTCCGGCGGCCAGCGCCAGCGCATCGCCATTGCCCGCGCACTGATCGTGGAGCCGAAGATCCTGCTGCTTGACGAGCCGACATCGGCCCTTGATGCCTCCATCCAGGCGGAAATTTTGAACCTGCTCGAACAGGCCCGCTCCGACCGCAACCTCACCTTCGTCATGGTCAGCCACGATCTCGCCGTGATCAACCACATGTGCGGGCGACTGGCTGTCATGCGCGGCGGCGAAGTCGTCGAGATGCTGGATGCCTCCGCTCTTGAAAGCCGCGAGTTTCAGGCCGACTATACAAGGCAGTTGATGATCGCCAGCGAAGGCTTCAAGCGCGTGCCCCTCTCGCCCGCATCCGCGTGA
- a CDS encoding ABC transporter ATP-binding protein, with protein sequence MSNLLEVDDLRVTFPTRTGEVNAVRGVSFTLGRERLGIVGESGSGKSQTGRAIMGLTPPHAKITANRLNFDGIDLLEAPPALRRSLRGKRISMILQDPKYSLNPVMPIGKQIIETLLAHERISKAEARRRSLDMLEAVQIRDPERVFKLHPHEVSGGMGQRIMIAMMLVTGPELLIADEPTSALDVTVQLDVLAILDRLVAERGMGLIFISHDLRLVTTFCDRVLVMYAGKVVEELSSSALGEAKHPYTQGLLNCLPQIGNDRHPLPVLQRQTEWSQ encoded by the coding sequence ATGAGCAACCTCCTCGAAGTCGACGACCTGCGCGTCACCTTCCCAACCCGCACCGGCGAAGTGAATGCCGTGCGCGGCGTGTCTTTCACGCTCGGGCGGGAGCGGCTCGGCATCGTCGGCGAGTCGGGCTCCGGCAAGTCGCAGACCGGCCGCGCCATCATGGGCCTGACGCCGCCGCATGCGAAGATTACAGCCAACCGGTTGAATTTCGACGGCATCGACCTTCTCGAGGCACCCCCCGCCCTGCGCCGGAGCCTGAGGGGCAAGCGGATTTCCATGATCCTGCAGGATCCGAAATACTCGCTGAACCCCGTCATGCCGATCGGCAAGCAGATCATCGAGACCCTGCTGGCACACGAGAGGATCAGCAAGGCAGAGGCACGCCGCCGTTCGCTCGACATGCTGGAAGCCGTACAGATCCGCGATCCGGAACGCGTCTTCAAGCTGCATCCGCACGAGGTCTCGGGCGGCATGGGCCAGCGTATCATGATCGCCATGATGCTGGTCACCGGCCCGGAACTCTTGATTGCCGACGAACCGACGTCGGCGCTCGACGTCACCGTTCAGCTCGACGTGCTCGCCATTCTCGACAGACTGGTCGCCGAGCGGGGCATGGGCCTGATCTTCATCTCGCACGACCTGCGACTGGTTACCACCTTCTGCGACCGCGTTCTCGTCATGTATGCCGGCAAGGTGGTCGAGGAGCTGTCCTCCTCGGCGCTCGGGGAGGCAAAGCATCCCTACACGCAAGGGCTCCTGAACTGCCTGCCGCAGATCGGCAACGACCGCCATCCCCTGCCCGTCCTCCAGCGTCAAACGGAGTGGAGCCAATGA
- the nikC gene encoding nickel transporter permease, with protein MTATAPTQKMSRREWLLSDRPQTRMQARLGRAYVIWRQFSANKLAVVGMWILIGLLFVAAFADLLAPYSPVVGDLKNARLLAPNAEHWLGTDGQGRDILSRLIYGSRLTLLVVSLAAIIAAPIGLIIGTMAGYAGGWVDTVLMRITDIFLAFPKLVLALALVAALGPGIENAILAIAVTSWPPYARIARAETLTFRNSDFISAVKLMGASPTRIVIRHVMPLCMSSLIVRVTLDMAGIILTAAGLGFLGLGAQPPLPEWGAMIADGRRFILDQWWVAAAPGVAILIVSLGFNLLGDGLRDALDPKEAGQ; from the coding sequence ATGACCGCGACCGCCCCGACACAGAAAATGAGCCGGCGGGAATGGCTCCTCTCAGACAGGCCGCAGACCCGCATGCAGGCCAGACTCGGCCGCGCTTATGTCATCTGGCGGCAGTTCTCCGCCAACAAGCTCGCCGTCGTCGGCATGTGGATCCTGATCGGCCTACTGTTCGTCGCCGCCTTTGCCGATCTGCTGGCACCCTATTCGCCGGTTGTCGGCGATCTGAAGAACGCCCGCCTTTTGGCTCCGAACGCCGAACACTGGCTCGGCACCGACGGCCAGGGCCGGGATATTCTCTCCCGACTCATCTACGGCTCGCGCCTGACGCTGCTTGTCGTGTCGCTGGCGGCGATCATCGCCGCCCCCATCGGCCTCATCATCGGCACCATGGCGGGCTATGCCGGCGGCTGGGTCGATACCGTGCTGATGCGGATCACCGACATCTTCCTCGCCTTTCCGAAACTGGTGCTGGCGCTGGCGCTGGTCGCAGCCCTCGGTCCCGGCATCGAGAACGCCATTCTGGCGATCGCGGTCACCTCCTGGCCGCCCTATGCGCGCATCGCCAGGGCGGAAACACTGACCTTCCGAAACTCGGACTTCATCTCGGCAGTCAAGCTGATGGGCGCCTCACCCACCCGCATCGTCATCCGCCATGTTATGCCGCTCTGCATGTCGTCGCTGATCGTGCGTGTGACGCTCGACATGGCCGGCATCATCCTGACGGCCGCCGGCCTCGGTTTTCTCGGCCTCGGCGCGCAACCGCCACTGCCGGAATGGGGCGCGATGATTGCCGACGGCCGCCGCTTCATTCTCGACCAGTGGTGGGTGGCCGCCGCCCCCGGCGTCGCCATCCTCATCGTCAGCCTCGGTTTCAACCTGCTCGGCGACGGTCTCAGGGACGCGCTCGATCCGAAGGAGGCCGGCCAATGA
- a CDS encoding ABC transporter permease, with protein sequence MPVIRFLVTIVTTYLGLLAVTFFIGRVIPVDPVLAILGDRAPASAIARVRAELGLDLPLYQQFIIYVQKALTGDFGTSVLTTHPVMEDIKRVFPATIELATLGTIIGTITGIPLGVLAAVKRGSLADQIVRVVGLIGYSVPVFWLGLISLVLFYAKLRWVSYPGRIDIVYEYTFTPQTGFYILDAILQRNWEVLADVMRHIILPAGLLGYFSLAYISRMTRSFMLNELSQEYIVAARAKGISESRIIWFHALRNAAVPLVTVIALSYAGLLEGSVLTETIFSWPGLGQYITSSLQNADMNAVLGGTIVVGSVFIAINLFTDILYRTLDPRTRSR encoded by the coding sequence ATGCCCGTCATCCGCTTTCTTGTGACGATCGTCACCACCTATCTCGGACTGCTGGCGGTAACCTTCTTCATCGGTCGTGTGATCCCGGTCGATCCGGTTCTGGCGATCCTCGGCGACCGCGCGCCGGCATCGGCGATCGCCCGCGTGCGCGCCGAACTCGGGCTGGACCTGCCGCTCTACCAGCAGTTCATCATCTACGTGCAGAAGGCCCTGACCGGCGATTTCGGCACCTCCGTGCTGACCACCCATCCGGTGATGGAAGACATCAAGCGCGTCTTCCCGGCGACGATCGAACTCGCGACGCTCGGCACCATCATCGGCACCATCACCGGCATTCCGCTGGGCGTGCTCGCCGCCGTCAAGCGCGGCAGCCTTGCAGACCAGATCGTCCGCGTCGTCGGCCTGATCGGCTATTCCGTCCCGGTCTTCTGGCTGGGCCTGATCTCGCTGGTCCTGTTCTACGCCAAGCTTCGCTGGGTCTCTTACCCCGGCCGTATCGACATCGTCTACGAATACACGTTCACGCCGCAGACCGGCTTCTACATTCTCGACGCCATCCTCCAGCGAAACTGGGAAGTTCTGGCCGACGTCATGCGCCACATCATCCTGCCGGCGGGTCTGCTCGGCTATTTCTCGCTCGCCTATATCAGCCGCATGACGCGGTCCTTCATGCTGAACGAGCTGAGCCAGGAATACATCGTCGCCGCCCGCGCCAAGGGCATTTCCGAAAGCCGCATCATCTGGTTCCATGCTTTGCGCAACGCCGCCGTGCCGCTCGTCACCGTCATCGCGCTCTCCTATGCCGGCCTGCTGGAAGGCTCCGTCCTGACGGAAACCATCTTCTCCTGGCCGGGTCTCGGGCAATACATCACCAGTTCGCTGCAGAACGCCGACATGAATGCGGTTCTCGGCGGCACCATCGTCGTCGGCTCGGTGTTCATCGCCATCAACCTGTTCACCGACATTCTCTACCGCACGCTGGACCCGAGGACGAGAAGCCGATGA
- a CDS encoding ABC transporter substrate-binding protein: MTIMTTFNKHFRMLSAGAALGLLVAATPQAFAETPKDTLVIGWAIDDVITLDPAEAFEITMGEVNGNTYNTLISLNTENTSEVKPSIAESWTVSDDGKTFTFKLKPGLKFASGNPITAEDVAWSFERAVKLNKNPAFILQQFGLTGDNVTDMAKAVDETTFTFTTDKAYAPSFVLNCLTATVASVVDKKVVMEHVASVTPSDEYKFDNDYGNEWLKTHYAGSGPFTIRDWRANEVIVLDRNDNYFGEKPAMAHVIYRHMPESAGERLALENGDIDIARKLQPQDLDAIASNPDIKTVSAPKGTVYYFSLNQKNEILAKPEVREAMKYLVDYDALESTLIKYIGTTHQTFLPSGMFGALDENPYKFDPAKAKELIAKAGYPDGFSVTMDVRNNPPVSSVGEALQQTFAEGGVKLEIIPGDGKQTLTKYRARNHDIYIGQWGTDYWDPNSNADTFTSNLDNSDDSKTKTLSWRNAWDRPDLTKEAQEALLEKDTAKRSDMYKDLQKKVLEEGPFVIMWQETEVAAYRANLGGYKLGPTFDTNYLDTVTKQ, translated from the coding sequence ATGACGATCATGACCACGTTCAACAAGCACTTCCGCATGCTTTCCGCCGGCGCGGCCCTCGGCCTTCTCGTTGCCGCCACACCGCAGGCCTTCGCCGAGACACCGAAGGACACGCTGGTGATCGGCTGGGCGATCGACGACGTCATCACGCTCGATCCCGCCGAAGCCTTTGAAATCACCATGGGCGAAGTCAACGGCAACACCTACAACACGCTGATCAGCCTCAACACCGAAAACACCTCGGAAGTGAAACCCTCGATCGCGGAAAGCTGGACGGTTTCCGACGACGGCAAGACCTTCACCTTCAAGCTGAAGCCCGGTCTGAAATTCGCATCCGGCAACCCGATCACCGCCGAAGACGTCGCTTGGTCGTTTGAGCGCGCCGTCAAGCTCAACAAGAACCCGGCCTTCATCCTGCAGCAGTTCGGGCTGACCGGCGACAACGTGACCGACATGGCCAAGGCCGTCGATGAGACGACCTTCACCTTCACCACCGACAAGGCCTATGCGCCGAGCTTCGTTCTGAACTGCCTGACGGCCACCGTCGCCTCCGTCGTCGACAAGAAGGTCGTCATGGAGCATGTCGCAAGCGTCACGCCTTCGGACGAATACAAGTTCGACAATGATTACGGCAATGAATGGCTGAAGACCCATTATGCCGGCTCCGGCCCGTTCACCATCCGCGACTGGCGCGCCAACGAAGTCATCGTGCTCGACCGCAACGACAACTACTTCGGCGAGAAGCCGGCGATGGCGCATGTGATCTACCGCCACATGCCGGAAAGCGCCGGCGAGCGCCTGGCGCTGGAAAACGGTGACATCGACATCGCCCGCAAGCTGCAGCCGCAGGATCTGGACGCGATCGCCTCGAACCCGGACATCAAGACGGTCTCCGCGCCGAAGGGCACGGTCTACTACTTCAGCCTCAACCAGAAGAACGAGATCCTTGCGAAACCCGAAGTGCGCGAGGCGATGAAGTACCTAGTCGATTACGACGCACTGGAATCGACGCTGATCAAATATATCGGCACGACCCACCAGACCTTCCTGCCGAGCGGCATGTTCGGTGCGCTGGATGAGAACCCCTACAAGTTCGATCCTGCCAAGGCCAAGGAACTGATAGCCAAGGCCGGTTATCCGGACGGCTTCTCGGTGACGATGGACGTACGCAATAACCCGCCGGTCAGCTCCGTTGGCGAAGCGCTGCAGCAGACCTTTGCCGAAGGCGGCGTTAAGCTGGAAATCATCCCGGGCGATGGCAAGCAGACGCTGACCAAGTACCGTGCCCGCAACCACGACATCTATATCGGCCAGTGGGGCACGGACTACTGGGATCCGAACTCCAACGCCGACACCTTCACGTCGAACCTCGACAACTCCGACGATTCCAAGACCAAGACGCTGTCTTGGCGCAATGCTTGGGACCGGCCGGACCTGACGAAGGAAGCCCAGGAAGCCCTTCTGGAGAAGGACACAGCCAAGCGTTCGGACATGTACAAGGACCTGCAGAAGAAGGTGCTTGAGGAAGGTCCGTTCGTCATCATGTGGCAGGAAACCGAAGTCGCGGCCTATCGTGCCAACCTCGGCGGCTACAAGCTCGGGCCGACCTTCGACACCAACTATCTCGATACGGTCACCAAGCAGTAA
- a CDS encoding dipeptidase — protein sequence MELVFDGHNDVLLRLWRTRKDGGDPIAEFIGGTDKGHIDAPRARKGGLAGGLCAIYIPSEGPMQFDPDANGHYATPLAAPLERSPSLDIALEFAAIAFELDRAGGWKVCRSTADIRQATDTGVFAAVLHMEGCEAIGPDLAALETFHAAGLRSLGPVWSRNNVFGHGVPFSYPADPDCGPGLTDAGFDLIKACNRLGIAVDLAHITEAGFWDVAKTTDQPLIVSHSNVHAITPIARNLTDRQMDAVKESGGLVGLNYAVTMLRPDAAADGDTPISDMTRHVEHMLERMGIDCVALGSDFDGALVPDAIHDAAGNQVLILALEKLGLNGEELAKICRDNWLRVLKSAWNEA from the coding sequence ATGGAACTGGTATTCGACGGTCACAACGACGTGCTTTTGCGGCTTTGGAGGACGCGAAAGGATGGCGGCGACCCGATTGCGGAGTTCATCGGCGGCACGGACAAGGGACACATCGATGCGCCCCGCGCCCGCAAGGGCGGGCTCGCCGGCGGGCTTTGCGCGATCTACATCCCGTCCGAGGGACCGATGCAGTTCGACCCGGATGCCAACGGCCATTACGCCACGCCGCTTGCCGCGCCGCTGGAGCGCAGCCCGTCGCTGGACATCGCACTGGAGTTTGCGGCAATCGCCTTCGAGCTCGACCGCGCCGGCGGCTGGAAGGTCTGTCGGTCGACCGCCGACATCCGCCAGGCGACCGACACCGGTGTCTTCGCCGCCGTCCTGCACATGGAAGGCTGCGAGGCGATCGGCCCGGATCTGGCCGCGCTCGAGACATTTCATGCGGCCGGCCTGCGCTCCCTCGGTCCGGTCTGGAGCCGCAACAACGTCTTCGGTCATGGCGTGCCGTTTTCCTATCCCGCCGACCCCGATTGCGGACCGGGGCTGACCGACGCCGGCTTCGATCTCATAAAGGCCTGCAACAGGCTGGGCATTGCCGTCGACCTCGCCCACATCACCGAGGCCGGTTTCTGGGACGTGGCCAAGACCACCGACCAGCCACTGATCGTCAGCCATTCCAATGTGCACGCCATCACGCCGATCGCCAGAAACCTGACCGACAGGCAGATGGATGCCGTCAAGGAGAGCGGCGGCCTGGTCGGGCTGAATTACGCCGTGACCATGCTGCGCCCGGACGCTGCCGCCGACGGCGACACGCCGATCTCGGACATGACACGGCATGTCGAGCACATGCTGGAGCGCATGGGCATCGATTGCGTGGCGCTTGGCTCGGACTTCGACGGAGCACTGGTGCCCGACGCGATTCACGACGCAGCGGGAAATCAGGTTCTGATTTTGGCTCTTGAAAAGTTGGGGCTTAACGGAGAAGAATTGGCAAAAATCTGCAGGGATAACTGGTTGAGGGTACTAAAATCCGCCTGGAACGAAGCCTGA
- a CDS encoding acyltransferase family protein, translated as MDYRLKRGKMERIPAFDGVRAMAALAVLALHCRVPLVGGGAIGVDIFFVLSGYLITGLLVTEFNNTGAIDIRRFYVNRAIRLLPPLLLMLLAFVLIVGLLAPQAHPETMALMAAFYVTDYSMAIWNFPQQLGHTWSLSVEEQFYLIWPFVILFLLRLGRQKAIAVMIGLLAASIGWRAIDATIWGSWEWTNYRFDTHMSGLVMGSLPVILDWRPKPVLAEKLVRRAGSLLLVAMMLFPAQSALALGLLSPVVEVCATLFIIALAAGPETTTSRILSSRPFVYMGLLSYSIYLWHYPLAFALNGIFPPVVNALIVSALSIVISAISYRYVERPLRDARRRFRGRRQLIEAGVASD; from the coding sequence GTGGATTATCGACTTAAGCGGGGAAAAATGGAGCGGATACCTGCATTCGACGGCGTGAGAGCCATGGCGGCCTTGGCCGTTCTCGCTTTGCATTGCCGTGTGCCCTTAGTGGGAGGTGGCGCGATCGGCGTCGACATTTTCTTCGTGTTGAGCGGCTACCTGATTACCGGCTTGCTCGTCACAGAGTTCAACAACACCGGAGCGATCGATATTCGTCGCTTTTATGTGAACCGCGCAATCCGCTTGCTACCACCCCTGCTCCTGATGCTCTTGGCCTTCGTTCTGATAGTGGGCTTGCTTGCGCCGCAAGCTCACCCTGAGACCATGGCACTCATGGCCGCGTTCTATGTTACGGACTACTCGATGGCGATCTGGAATTTTCCCCAGCAACTGGGCCACACCTGGTCTCTGTCAGTAGAAGAACAGTTTTACCTCATCTGGCCTTTCGTTATCCTTTTCCTTCTAAGGCTTGGCCGTCAGAAAGCGATTGCCGTAATGATCGGCCTGCTGGCGGCGTCAATCGGCTGGCGCGCCATCGACGCTACGATCTGGGGCAGTTGGGAGTGGACGAACTATCGCTTCGACACACATATGAGTGGGCTTGTCATGGGTTCTCTCCCTGTGATTTTGGATTGGAGGCCAAAACCGGTATTGGCGGAGAAGCTGGTTCGACGCGCTGGCAGCCTCCTCCTCGTCGCGATGATGTTGTTTCCTGCTCAGTCAGCCTTAGCTCTCGGGCTGCTGAGTCCTGTTGTTGAAGTGTGTGCAACTCTCTTTATAATTGCGCTTGCCGCAGGCCCGGAAACGACGACCTCACGTATCCTATCCTCACGTCCGTTCGTCTATATGGGGCTTCTCTCCTATTCTATCTACCTGTGGCACTATCCGCTTGCTTTTGCCCTAAACGGCATTTTTCCACCGGTCGTTAATGCCCTGATCGTGTCTGCGCTTTCGATCGTGATCAGCGCTATCTCATACCGATACGTCGAGCGGCCATTACGCGACGCCCGCAGGCGTTTCAGGGGGCGCCGACAGCTGATCGAGGCAGGCGTGGCTTCGGACTGA
- a CDS encoding glycosyltransferase family 2 protein — translation MKNIEYPYKSAISAVAEHSYNWFDILWARFETFKVLRRERRRTKLIDIRCLRNSGPTVLEPDDVGLIMVVRNEAKLLPSLLAHYRRLGVSRFVCLDDQSDDGTRELLLSQADVDVWESSVRFKEARRGQYWREMLFGIYGADRWYLSIDSDEFLVYENWESVSIRDVIRKLDDAGETRLAAPMLDLYPIADPASMGAIELAALMPWQIADHFDCSGYRLRRTKRGVSLTGGSRARKFGTGAEMMKFPLLYWDGSGHLGGSIHRPLPYERNFGPIRGILLHFKFLPNYREKFAEAIADKQHFNDQVEYRGMMSVIEREGYLDLASDRTIKFENVEQLIELGFLLPIDLS, via the coding sequence TTGAAGAATATTGAATATCCTTACAAGTCGGCTATCTCCGCGGTGGCGGAGCATAGTTATAACTGGTTTGACATCTTGTGGGCAAGGTTTGAGACGTTCAAAGTACTTCGCCGGGAACGCCGCAGAACCAAACTCATCGATATCCGCTGTCTGCGCAACAGCGGTCCAACCGTACTGGAACCCGACGATGTCGGGTTGATTATGGTCGTGCGAAATGAAGCCAAGTTGCTTCCCTCCCTGCTGGCTCATTATCGCAGATTGGGGGTCTCTCGCTTCGTTTGTCTGGATGACCAATCAGATGACGGGACGAGAGAACTTCTACTTTCGCAGGCTGACGTGGATGTGTGGGAGTCTTCCGTTCGCTTCAAGGAGGCGAGGCGTGGGCAGTATTGGCGGGAAATGCTGTTCGGGATCTACGGTGCCGACCGTTGGTACCTTAGCATCGATTCTGACGAATTCCTTGTTTATGAGAACTGGGAAAGCGTTTCCATTCGTGACGTGATCCGCAAATTGGACGATGCAGGCGAAACGCGGCTTGCGGCACCCATGCTTGATCTTTATCCGATCGCCGACCCGGCTTCGATGGGCGCGATTGAGTTGGCGGCCTTGATGCCCTGGCAGATCGCCGATCACTTCGACTGCAGTGGATACAGGCTGCGCCGGACTAAGCGCGGGGTCAGCCTGACGGGAGGCTCACGTGCGAGAAAATTCGGCACTGGCGCGGAGATGATGAAATTTCCCCTTCTTTACTGGGACGGCTCTGGGCATCTCGGCGGGAGTATTCACAGGCCTTTGCCCTATGAGAGAAATTTCGGCCCCATAAGGGGCATTCTCCTCCACTTCAAATTTCTGCCGAACTACAGGGAGAAGTTCGCCGAGGCCATCGCCGACAAACAACATTTCAACGACCAGGTGGAGTATCGCGGAATGATGTCCGTGATTGAAAGGGAAGGCTATCTGGACCTGGCATCCGATCGCACAATCAAGTTCGAGAATGTGGAGCAATTGATAGAGCTTGGATTCCTCCTCCCTATCGATCTCTCCTGA